One stretch of Corvus moneduloides isolate bCorMon1 chromosome 16, bCorMon1.pri, whole genome shotgun sequence DNA includes these proteins:
- the LOC116452131 gene encoding mesothelin-like protein isoform X2, which produces MCGATATSPPCTDKVPSAPGAAQPLPQPREHLPGRILPSRSQTPWTRRRTAQHRHGSDDRISPRTSSTFQRFQVWDTALQTRSKDKAPAPAPWHLPLSASAALIIGAVLANAEHPHFPSSLPVEFPCIPTRDAPAADILAFARGLQSEPGELSSAQLSCLARLLAAKKLTADFGSFPPDLLLFFHPSEVRAGTCREFYARASRGNLDLLPRGSSRRRRLLRGALTCLGVRGSRLEPQQLGSLGALVCDLEPATIPASGPAILDNLKLCPALTGAQQDALNALLLTGDTAYGDPSSWNLRTLQDLGPLVLALNQTTLSLVAEAAREDFRRSIVAAYSSQGHSQREKSLILLRAFAAASAASHPRLKRSVDVDSCLSEPITVDCIPFLTPEELNLHLSGDFLIKNLEAVLELPLITESFKILKKKVDQFFPSGIPEEQLKRLGFLSRLYTEQEISQWTLRCSDTLSALLNPSEGWWTDSQLQQLLSRFLALGGSLTGPLLQQIGGEHLCKLQEEQIQQIPAEAIRTAGSLNISLCSQTKKEQFYRKAREAFAGLASTPTPYYCKIQPYLGGAPAEDLKNLANTGVAINMELATFLTLNPKELQKLSVTDVKNLLGKNLPELKEAENKPLVVSWVKTQSQWELDCVLGIGLQGGLQEPTGTASPACPTTPASITSTATVTTSPHPSTSASVTVPTPTAITSHSAPQPSTVPPRTPTPSTLSPPPPDTPTYTGGPTVPTATPTARPALTTRAPCSTHQGPTPDRATAPAVTLLTTLLAPSSPSAAPVPAVTSRATTSAGVGINPAGTTHSTITPVPNPSSAPTATPVPNPSSAPTATHSTITPVPNPSSAPTATPVPNPSSAPTATHSTVTPVPNPSSAPTATHSTITPVPNPSSAPTATPVPNPSSAPTATHSTVTPVPNPSSAPTATPVPNPSSAPTATPVPHSTSVPAATTAPHTSPSPHKPTPIPSSTTSTQTSLSSSTAKPTTPPCQTSSPPGFPSPSSTTKPTPGGVPESPRPTSNGHINLQPEPGSGSRLSSCLVPVLAATIGNILLQGLL; this is translated from the exons ATGTGCGGAGCAACAGCAACATCCCCACCCTGCACAGATAAAGTGCCGAGTGCTCCCGgcgctgcccagcccctgccccagccccgggagCACCTTCCCGGCCGAATCCTCCCGTCACGGAGCCAAACCCCCTGGACAAGGAGGAGGACGGCTCAGCACCGCCACG GGTCGGATGACAGAATCAGCCCCAGGACCTCCAGCACCTTCCAACGATTCCAAGTGTGGGATACGGCTCTCCAGACCCGCTCCAAGGACAAAGCCCCGGCACCAGCACCATGGCACCTGCCACTCTCGGCCTCC GCTGCCCTGATCATTGGAGCCGTCCTGGCCAACGCTGAGCATCCCCA CTTCCCATCCTCGCTCCCGGTGGAATTCCCGTGCATCCCGACCAGAGACGCGCCCGCTGCCGACATCCTCGCGTTCGCCCGGGGATTGCAAAGCGAACCAGGGGAGCTGAGCAGCGCCCag ctctcctgcctggcCCGGCTCCTCGCTGCCAAGAAACTGACGGCCGATTTTGGCAGCTTCCCACCGGACCTGCTGCTCTTCTTCCA CCCGTCCGAGGTGCGCGCTGGCACCTGCAGGGAATTTTACGCGCGAGCATCCCGCGGGAACCTGGATCTGCTGCCCCGGGGCTCATCCCGGAGGAGGCGGCTGCTCCGCGGGGCACTGACCTGCCTG GGAGTGCGGGGCAGCCGCCTGGAGCCGCAGCAGCTCGGCAGCCTCGGGGCGCTGGTGTGTGACCTGGAGCCGGCCACCATCCCGGCCTCGGGTCCCGCCATCCTGGACAACCTGAAGCTCTGCCCGGCGCTGACAGGGGCACAGCAGGACGCCCTCAATGCCCTGCTCCTCACCGGGGACACAGCGTACGG GGATCCTTCAAGCTGGAATTTACGGACTCTGCAAGATTTGGGGCCGCTCGTGCTGGCGTTGAACCAGACCACGCTGAGTTTGGTGGCCGAG GCAGCGCGGGAGGATTTCAGGAGGAGCATCGTGGCCGCCTACAGCAGCCAGGGACATTCCCAGCGGGAGAAATCCCTGATCCTCCTCAGGGCCTTtgcagcagcatcagctgcCTCGCACCCCAGGCTGAAGCGGAGTGTGGACGTGGACT CCTGCCTGTCTGAGCCCATCACTGTTGACTGCATCCCCTTCCTCACCCCTGAGGAGCTCAACCTGCACCTGAGTGGtgatttcttaataaaaaacctggaggctgtgctggaaCTGCCACTCATCACAGAGTCTTTCAAgatcctgaaaaaaaaggtggaCCAG TTTTTCCCGTCGGGGATCCcggaggagcagctgaagcgCTTGGGGTTTCTGTCCCGCCTGTACACGGAGCAGGAGATCAGCCAGTGGACACTGAGATGCAGTGACACCCTCTCAGCCCTGCTCAACCCCTCGGAAGGATGGTGGACGGATTCCCAG ctgcagcagctgctcagcaggtTCCTGGCCCTGGGGGGCTCCCTGACCGGgcccctgctccagcaaatCGGAGGTGAACACCTGTGCAAGCTGCAGGAGGAACAGATCCAGCAGATCCCTGCTGAAGCCATCCG GACCGCTGGGTCGTTAAACATTTCTCTGTGCTCTCAAACCAAGAAGGAGCAGTTCTACAGAAAGGCCCGGGAGGCCTTTGCTGGCCTGGCCAGCACCCCCACGCCCTACTACTGCAAGATTCAGCCATACCTGG GTGGAGCGCCAGCAGAGGATCTGAAGAACTTGGCTAATACTGGTGTGGCCATAAACATGGAACTGGCCACCTTCCTCACCCTAAATCCCAAGGAACTGCAG AAACTCAGCGTCACCGACGTGAAAAATTTGCTCGGGAAAAATCTCCCTGAGCTGAAGGAAGCTGAGAACAAACCCTTGGTGGTGAGCTGGGTGAAGACACAATCCCAGTGGGAGCTGGACTGCGTGCTGGGCATTGgcctgcagggagggctgcaggagcccaCGGGAACTGCCAGCCCTGCTTGCCCCACCACCCCGGCCAGCATCACCTCCACGGCCACTGTCACCACCTCTCCTCATCCCAGCACCTCAGCCAGTGTCACTGTCCCCACCCCCACTGCCATCACCAGCCACTCGGCCCCTCAGCCAAGCACAgtcccccccaggacccccaccCCGAGCACTCTGAGCCCACCCCCCCCAGACACCCCCACATACACTGGGGgtcccactgtccccactgccacccccacTGCCCGTCCCGCTCTGACCACCAGGGCCCCCTGCTCCACCCACCAGGGTCCCACCCCAGACAGAGCCACTGCCCCTGCTGTCACCCTCCTCACCACTCTCCtggcccccagcagccccagcgccGCCCCAGTCCCTGCTGTCACCTCCAGGGCCACCACCAGCGCTGGTGTTGGTATTAACCCGGCTGGCACCACCCACAGCACCATCACCCCTGTCCCCaacccctcctctgctcccactgccacccctgtccccaacccctcctctgctcccactgccacccaCAGCACCATCACCCCTGTCCCCaacccctcctctgctcccactgccacccctgtccccaacccctcctctgctcccactgccacccaCAGCACTGTCACCCCTGTCCCCaacccctcctctgctcccactgccacccaCAGCACCATCACCCCTGTCCCCaacccctcctctgctcccactgccacccctgtccccaacccctcctctgctcccactgccacccaCAGCACTGTCACCCCTGTCCCCaacccctcctctgctcccactgccacccctgtccccaacccctcctctgctcccactgccacccctgTCCCTCACTCCAcctctgtcccagctgccaccacagccccacacacgagcccctctccccacaagcccacccccattcccagttccacCACCTCCACCCAAACAAGCCTCAGCTCCTCCACGGCCAAGCCCACCACCCCGCCGTGCCAGACCAGCTCCCCTCCGGGATTTCCCAGCCCTTCTTCCACCACCAAACCAACACCTGGAGGTGTTCCGGAGTCACCACGACCAACATCCAATGGACACATCAACCTGCAGCCTGAGCCTG GATCAGGATCCAGGCTCTCCTCCTGCCTTGTGCCCGTGCTGGCAGCCACCATTGGGAACATTCTGCTGCAGGGACTGCTCTGA
- the LOC116452131 gene encoding mesothelin-like protein isoform X1, which translates to MCGATATSPPCTDKVPSAPGAAQPLPQPREHLPGRILPSRSQTPWTRRRTAQHRHAPAPGSDDRISPRTSSTFQRFQVWDTALQTRSKDKAPAPAPWHLPLSASAALIIGAVLANAEHPHFPSSLPVEFPCIPTRDAPAADILAFARGLQSEPGELSSAQLSCLARLLAAKKLTADFGSFPPDLLLFFHPSEVRAGTCREFYARASRGNLDLLPRGSSRRRRLLRGALTCLGVRGSRLEPQQLGSLGALVCDLEPATIPASGPAILDNLKLCPALTGAQQDALNALLLTGDTAYGDPSSWNLRTLQDLGPLVLALNQTTLSLVAEAAREDFRRSIVAAYSSQGHSQREKSLILLRAFAAASAASHPRLKRSVDVDSCLSEPITVDCIPFLTPEELNLHLSGDFLIKNLEAVLELPLITESFKILKKKVDQFFPSGIPEEQLKRLGFLSRLYTEQEISQWTLRCSDTLSALLNPSEGWWTDSQLQQLLSRFLALGGSLTGPLLQQIGGEHLCKLQEEQIQQIPAEAIRTAGSLNISLCSQTKKEQFYRKAREAFAGLASTPTPYYCKIQPYLGGAPAEDLKNLANTGVAINMELATFLTLNPKELQKLSVTDVKNLLGKNLPELKEAENKPLVVSWVKTQSQWELDCVLGIGLQGGLQEPTGTASPACPTTPASITSTATVTTSPHPSTSASVTVPTPTAITSHSAPQPSTVPPRTPTPSTLSPPPPDTPTYTGGPTVPTATPTARPALTTRAPCSTHQGPTPDRATAPAVTLLTTLLAPSSPSAAPVPAVTSRATTSAGVGINPAGTTHSTITPVPNPSSAPTATPVPNPSSAPTATHSTITPVPNPSSAPTATPVPNPSSAPTATHSTVTPVPNPSSAPTATHSTITPVPNPSSAPTATPVPNPSSAPTATHSTVTPVPNPSSAPTATPVPNPSSAPTATPVPHSTSVPAATTAPHTSPSPHKPTPIPSSTTSTQTSLSSSTAKPTTPPCQTSSPPGFPSPSSTTKPTPGGVPESPRPTSNGHINLQPEPGSGSRLSSCLVPVLAATIGNILLQGLL; encoded by the exons ATGTGCGGAGCAACAGCAACATCCCCACCCTGCACAGATAAAGTGCCGAGTGCTCCCGgcgctgcccagcccctgccccagccccgggagCACCTTCCCGGCCGAATCCTCCCGTCACGGAGCCAAACCCCCTGGACAAGGAGGAGGACGGCTCAGCACCGCCACG CTCCGGCCCCAGGGTCGGATGACAGAATCAGCCCCAGGACCTCCAGCACCTTCCAACGATTCCAAGTGTGGGATACGGCTCTCCAGACCCGCTCCAAGGACAAAGCCCCGGCACCAGCACCATGGCACCTGCCACTCTCGGCCTCC GCTGCCCTGATCATTGGAGCCGTCCTGGCCAACGCTGAGCATCCCCA CTTCCCATCCTCGCTCCCGGTGGAATTCCCGTGCATCCCGACCAGAGACGCGCCCGCTGCCGACATCCTCGCGTTCGCCCGGGGATTGCAAAGCGAACCAGGGGAGCTGAGCAGCGCCCag ctctcctgcctggcCCGGCTCCTCGCTGCCAAGAAACTGACGGCCGATTTTGGCAGCTTCCCACCGGACCTGCTGCTCTTCTTCCA CCCGTCCGAGGTGCGCGCTGGCACCTGCAGGGAATTTTACGCGCGAGCATCCCGCGGGAACCTGGATCTGCTGCCCCGGGGCTCATCCCGGAGGAGGCGGCTGCTCCGCGGGGCACTGACCTGCCTG GGAGTGCGGGGCAGCCGCCTGGAGCCGCAGCAGCTCGGCAGCCTCGGGGCGCTGGTGTGTGACCTGGAGCCGGCCACCATCCCGGCCTCGGGTCCCGCCATCCTGGACAACCTGAAGCTCTGCCCGGCGCTGACAGGGGCACAGCAGGACGCCCTCAATGCCCTGCTCCTCACCGGGGACACAGCGTACGG GGATCCTTCAAGCTGGAATTTACGGACTCTGCAAGATTTGGGGCCGCTCGTGCTGGCGTTGAACCAGACCACGCTGAGTTTGGTGGCCGAG GCAGCGCGGGAGGATTTCAGGAGGAGCATCGTGGCCGCCTACAGCAGCCAGGGACATTCCCAGCGGGAGAAATCCCTGATCCTCCTCAGGGCCTTtgcagcagcatcagctgcCTCGCACCCCAGGCTGAAGCGGAGTGTGGACGTGGACT CCTGCCTGTCTGAGCCCATCACTGTTGACTGCATCCCCTTCCTCACCCCTGAGGAGCTCAACCTGCACCTGAGTGGtgatttcttaataaaaaacctggaggctgtgctggaaCTGCCACTCATCACAGAGTCTTTCAAgatcctgaaaaaaaaggtggaCCAG TTTTTCCCGTCGGGGATCCcggaggagcagctgaagcgCTTGGGGTTTCTGTCCCGCCTGTACACGGAGCAGGAGATCAGCCAGTGGACACTGAGATGCAGTGACACCCTCTCAGCCCTGCTCAACCCCTCGGAAGGATGGTGGACGGATTCCCAG ctgcagcagctgctcagcaggtTCCTGGCCCTGGGGGGCTCCCTGACCGGgcccctgctccagcaaatCGGAGGTGAACACCTGTGCAAGCTGCAGGAGGAACAGATCCAGCAGATCCCTGCTGAAGCCATCCG GACCGCTGGGTCGTTAAACATTTCTCTGTGCTCTCAAACCAAGAAGGAGCAGTTCTACAGAAAGGCCCGGGAGGCCTTTGCTGGCCTGGCCAGCACCCCCACGCCCTACTACTGCAAGATTCAGCCATACCTGG GTGGAGCGCCAGCAGAGGATCTGAAGAACTTGGCTAATACTGGTGTGGCCATAAACATGGAACTGGCCACCTTCCTCACCCTAAATCCCAAGGAACTGCAG AAACTCAGCGTCACCGACGTGAAAAATTTGCTCGGGAAAAATCTCCCTGAGCTGAAGGAAGCTGAGAACAAACCCTTGGTGGTGAGCTGGGTGAAGACACAATCCCAGTGGGAGCTGGACTGCGTGCTGGGCATTGgcctgcagggagggctgcaggagcccaCGGGAACTGCCAGCCCTGCTTGCCCCACCACCCCGGCCAGCATCACCTCCACGGCCACTGTCACCACCTCTCCTCATCCCAGCACCTCAGCCAGTGTCACTGTCCCCACCCCCACTGCCATCACCAGCCACTCGGCCCCTCAGCCAAGCACAgtcccccccaggacccccaccCCGAGCACTCTGAGCCCACCCCCCCCAGACACCCCCACATACACTGGGGgtcccactgtccccactgccacccccacTGCCCGTCCCGCTCTGACCACCAGGGCCCCCTGCTCCACCCACCAGGGTCCCACCCCAGACAGAGCCACTGCCCCTGCTGTCACCCTCCTCACCACTCTCCtggcccccagcagccccagcgccGCCCCAGTCCCTGCTGTCACCTCCAGGGCCACCACCAGCGCTGGTGTTGGTATTAACCCGGCTGGCACCACCCACAGCACCATCACCCCTGTCCCCaacccctcctctgctcccactgccacccctgtccccaacccctcctctgctcccactgccacccaCAGCACCATCACCCCTGTCCCCaacccctcctctgctcccactgccacccctgtccccaacccctcctctgctcccactgccacccaCAGCACTGTCACCCCTGTCCCCaacccctcctctgctcccactgccacccaCAGCACCATCACCCCTGTCCCCaacccctcctctgctcccactgccacccctgtccccaacccctcctctgctcccactgccacccaCAGCACTGTCACCCCTGTCCCCaacccctcctctgctcccactgccacccctgtccccaacccctcctctgctcccactgccacccctgTCCCTCACTCCAcctctgtcccagctgccaccacagccccacacacgagcccctctccccacaagcccacccccattcccagttccacCACCTCCACCCAAACAAGCCTCAGCTCCTCCACGGCCAAGCCCACCACCCCGCCGTGCCAGACCAGCTCCCCTCCGGGATTTCCCAGCCCTTCTTCCACCACCAAACCAACACCTGGAGGTGTTCCGGAGTCACCACGACCAACATCCAATGGACACATCAACCTGCAGCCTGAGCCTG GATCAGGATCCAGGCTCTCCTCCTGCCTTGTGCCCGTGCTGGCAGCCACCATTGGGAACATTCTGCTGCAGGGACTGCTCTGA
- the LOC116452131 gene encoding mesothelin-like protein isoform X3, with product MAPATLGLRVSSDLVKAAAAALIIGAVLANAEHPHFPSSLPVEFPCIPTRDAPAADILAFARGLQSEPGELSSAQLSCLARLLAAKKLTADFGSFPPDLLLFFHPSEVRAGTCREFYARASRGNLDLLPRGSSRRRRLLRGALTCLGVRGSRLEPQQLGSLGALVCDLEPATIPASGPAILDNLKLCPALTGAQQDALNALLLTGDTAYGDPSSWNLRTLQDLGPLVLALNQTTLSLVAEAAREDFRRSIVAAYSSQGHSQREKSLILLRAFAAASAASHPRLKRSVDVDSCLSEPITVDCIPFLTPEELNLHLSGDFLIKNLEAVLELPLITESFKILKKKVDQFFPSGIPEEQLKRLGFLSRLYTEQEISQWTLRCSDTLSALLNPSEGWWTDSQLQQLLSRFLALGGSLTGPLLQQIGGEHLCKLQEEQIQQIPAEAIRTAGSLNISLCSQTKKEQFYRKAREAFAGLASTPTPYYCKIQPYLGGAPAEDLKNLANTGVAINMELATFLTLNPKELQKLSVTDVKNLLGKNLPELKEAENKPLVVSWVKTQSQWELDCVLGIGLQGGLQEPTGTASPACPTTPASITSTATVTTSPHPSTSASVTVPTPTAITSHSAPQPSTVPPRTPTPSTLSPPPPDTPTYTGGPTVPTATPTARPALTTRAPCSTHQGPTPDRATAPAVTLLTTLLAPSSPSAAPVPAVTSRATTSAGVGINPAGTTHSTITPVPNPSSAPTATPVPNPSSAPTATHSTITPVPNPSSAPTATPVPNPSSAPTATHSTVTPVPNPSSAPTATHSTITPVPNPSSAPTATPVPNPSSAPTATHSTVTPVPNPSSAPTATPVPNPSSAPTATPVPHSTSVPAATTAPHTSPSPHKPTPIPSSTTSTQTSLSSSTAKPTTPPCQTSSPPGFPSPSSTTKPTPGGVPESPRPTSNGHINLQPEPGSGSRLSSCLVPVLAATIGNILLQGLL from the exons ATGGCACCTGCCACTCTCGGCCTCC GTGTCTCCTCAGACCTGGTGAAAGCCGCAGCG GCTGCCCTGATCATTGGAGCCGTCCTGGCCAACGCTGAGCATCCCCA CTTCCCATCCTCGCTCCCGGTGGAATTCCCGTGCATCCCGACCAGAGACGCGCCCGCTGCCGACATCCTCGCGTTCGCCCGGGGATTGCAAAGCGAACCAGGGGAGCTGAGCAGCGCCCag ctctcctgcctggcCCGGCTCCTCGCTGCCAAGAAACTGACGGCCGATTTTGGCAGCTTCCCACCGGACCTGCTGCTCTTCTTCCA CCCGTCCGAGGTGCGCGCTGGCACCTGCAGGGAATTTTACGCGCGAGCATCCCGCGGGAACCTGGATCTGCTGCCCCGGGGCTCATCCCGGAGGAGGCGGCTGCTCCGCGGGGCACTGACCTGCCTG GGAGTGCGGGGCAGCCGCCTGGAGCCGCAGCAGCTCGGCAGCCTCGGGGCGCTGGTGTGTGACCTGGAGCCGGCCACCATCCCGGCCTCGGGTCCCGCCATCCTGGACAACCTGAAGCTCTGCCCGGCGCTGACAGGGGCACAGCAGGACGCCCTCAATGCCCTGCTCCTCACCGGGGACACAGCGTACGG GGATCCTTCAAGCTGGAATTTACGGACTCTGCAAGATTTGGGGCCGCTCGTGCTGGCGTTGAACCAGACCACGCTGAGTTTGGTGGCCGAG GCAGCGCGGGAGGATTTCAGGAGGAGCATCGTGGCCGCCTACAGCAGCCAGGGACATTCCCAGCGGGAGAAATCCCTGATCCTCCTCAGGGCCTTtgcagcagcatcagctgcCTCGCACCCCAGGCTGAAGCGGAGTGTGGACGTGGACT CCTGCCTGTCTGAGCCCATCACTGTTGACTGCATCCCCTTCCTCACCCCTGAGGAGCTCAACCTGCACCTGAGTGGtgatttcttaataaaaaacctggaggctgtgctggaaCTGCCACTCATCACAGAGTCTTTCAAgatcctgaaaaaaaaggtggaCCAG TTTTTCCCGTCGGGGATCCcggaggagcagctgaagcgCTTGGGGTTTCTGTCCCGCCTGTACACGGAGCAGGAGATCAGCCAGTGGACACTGAGATGCAGTGACACCCTCTCAGCCCTGCTCAACCCCTCGGAAGGATGGTGGACGGATTCCCAG ctgcagcagctgctcagcaggtTCCTGGCCCTGGGGGGCTCCCTGACCGGgcccctgctccagcaaatCGGAGGTGAACACCTGTGCAAGCTGCAGGAGGAACAGATCCAGCAGATCCCTGCTGAAGCCATCCG GACCGCTGGGTCGTTAAACATTTCTCTGTGCTCTCAAACCAAGAAGGAGCAGTTCTACAGAAAGGCCCGGGAGGCCTTTGCTGGCCTGGCCAGCACCCCCACGCCCTACTACTGCAAGATTCAGCCATACCTGG GTGGAGCGCCAGCAGAGGATCTGAAGAACTTGGCTAATACTGGTGTGGCCATAAACATGGAACTGGCCACCTTCCTCACCCTAAATCCCAAGGAACTGCAG AAACTCAGCGTCACCGACGTGAAAAATTTGCTCGGGAAAAATCTCCCTGAGCTGAAGGAAGCTGAGAACAAACCCTTGGTGGTGAGCTGGGTGAAGACACAATCCCAGTGGGAGCTGGACTGCGTGCTGGGCATTGgcctgcagggagggctgcaggagcccaCGGGAACTGCCAGCCCTGCTTGCCCCACCACCCCGGCCAGCATCACCTCCACGGCCACTGTCACCACCTCTCCTCATCCCAGCACCTCAGCCAGTGTCACTGTCCCCACCCCCACTGCCATCACCAGCCACTCGGCCCCTCAGCCAAGCACAgtcccccccaggacccccaccCCGAGCACTCTGAGCCCACCCCCCCCAGACACCCCCACATACACTGGGGgtcccactgtccccactgccacccccacTGCCCGTCCCGCTCTGACCACCAGGGCCCCCTGCTCCACCCACCAGGGTCCCACCCCAGACAGAGCCACTGCCCCTGCTGTCACCCTCCTCACCACTCTCCtggcccccagcagccccagcgccGCCCCAGTCCCTGCTGTCACCTCCAGGGCCACCACCAGCGCTGGTGTTGGTATTAACCCGGCTGGCACCACCCACAGCACCATCACCCCTGTCCCCaacccctcctctgctcccactgccacccctgtccccaacccctcctctgctcccactgccacccaCAGCACCATCACCCCTGTCCCCaacccctcctctgctcccactgccacccctgtccccaacccctcctctgctcccactgccacccaCAGCACTGTCACCCCTGTCCCCaacccctcctctgctcccactgccacccaCAGCACCATCACCCCTGTCCCCaacccctcctctgctcccactgccacccctgtccccaacccctcctctgctcccactgccacccaCAGCACTGTCACCCCTGTCCCCaacccctcctctgctcccactgccacccctgtccccaacccctcctctgctcccactgccacccctgTCCCTCACTCCAcctctgtcccagctgccaccacagccccacacacgagcccctctccccacaagcccacccccattcccagttccacCACCTCCACCCAAACAAGCCTCAGCTCCTCCACGGCCAAGCCCACCACCCCGCCGTGCCAGACCAGCTCCCCTCCGGGATTTCCCAGCCCTTCTTCCACCACCAAACCAACACCTGGAGGTGTTCCGGAGTCACCACGACCAACATCCAATGGACACATCAACCTGCAGCCTGAGCCTG GATCAGGATCCAGGCTCTCCTCCTGCCTTGTGCCCGTGCTGGCAGCCACCATTGGGAACATTCTGCTGCAGGGACTGCTCTGA